In Dryobates pubescens isolate bDryPub1 chromosome 15, bDryPub1.pri, whole genome shotgun sequence, the following proteins share a genomic window:
- the TCF20 gene encoding transcription factor 20 isoform X1: MQSFREQSSYHGNQQSYPQEVHSSSRLEEFSPRQQAQMFQSFGGGAGSGRRGAAGASTAMPGESSGHQSYQGFRKEAGEFYYMAANKDPVASGGQQPPQRRPSGPVQSYGPPQGSSFGSQYGSEGHVGQFQTQHSSLGGVSHYQQDYTGPFSPGSAQYQQQTSSQQQQVQQLRQQIYQSHQPLPQASSQSASSTSHLQPMQRPSNLPSSASGYQLRVGQFSQHYQPPSSSSSSSFPSPQRFGQSGQNYDGSYSVNSGSQYEGHAVGSNAQAYGTQSNYSFQNQPMKSFEQSKLPQSGQQGQQQQHPPQHVMQYSNAATKLSLQSQVGQYSQTEVPVRSPMQFHQNFSPISNPSPAASVVQSPSCSSTPSPLMPGGENIQCGQGNMSMGSRNRILQMMPQLSPTPSMMPSPNAHAGGFKGFGLEGLQEKRLTDPGLSSLSALSSQVANLPNTVQHMLLSDALAPQKKSSKRSSSSKKGDSCTNSEGSQAEEQLKSPLAESLDGGCSSSSEDHGERVRQLSGQSTSSDTTYKGGNVERSNSSPAQASQNEPSKLSSSPAAREDVASPDGKEAVVAVENAPKVNEKAVGVIVSREAMAGRVEKSGGQDKPAQDDASTATQAPASASSVKEAGHAGTQPETQGGSKGSKSGDNTNHNGEGNSQPGHAVGPSFPARTEPSKSPGSVRYSYKDNIAAGIQRNIGGFPQYPSGQDKGDFPGHSERKGRNEKFPSLLQEVLQGYHHHPDRRYSRNAQEHSGMAGSLEGAMRPNILISQTNELTNRSLLNKSMGSLLEGPHWGPWDRKSSSGAPDMKQINLADYPLARKFDMESQSSAHEAGTLSERRSVICDISPLRQLVRDPGPHPMGHMGPEGRSGRSERLAPGLSQSVILPGGLVSMETKMKAHSGQIKEEDFEQAKSSASLNNKKTGDHCHPAGIKHESFRGNASPGAAVSDAAPDYIPQQDSRSTQMRRAPGRTGSSRGKSPSQYHDLADKLKMSPGRSRGPGTDLHHMNPHMTLSERVNRASLHSAYPQNSEGPSLASAYHANARSHAFGDPNQSLNSQYHYKRQIYQQQQEEYKDWASSAAQGVIAAAQHRQEGARKSPRQQQFLDRVRSPLKNDKDGMMYLQGSSYHDTGSQEAGRCVMGSDGAQGKCTELKHGNQKLQHHESGWDLSRQTSPAKSGGPLGAANQKRFCPPESDGHRREESSDLPKPSNAMLRLPGQEDPSPQNPLIMRRRVRSFISPIPTKRQPQDMKNSGGEDKGRLMTSAKEAVDKTYNSYAHSSQSQDVSKSVAKGDSFKNLPSPDNRNCPAVSLTSPAKTKILPPRKGRGLKLEAIVQKITSPNIRRSASTNSAETGADTVTLDDILSLKSGPEGGSVAGHGPEAEKRKGEMSDQVGAANQDAAGEIALPRSSEEWQSSEDDKTKKDVPETASAGKEGAGSSAAPPPSQKSGGQGRSDGSASGAGSLTFSDSKTISPSSVFTSEPNPKSEEKDGDVTNISPKPDGFPPKGYFPSGKKKGRPIGSVNKQKKQQQQQQQQLPPPPPPPPVPSQPSEGVGGGEPKPKRQRRERRKPAAQPRKRKPRRAAPIVEPQEPEIKLKYATQSVDKTDSKNKSFFPYIHVVNKCELGAVCTIINAEEEEQNKLVRGRKGQRSSTPPPSNAESKALPTSTFMLQGPVVTESSVLGHLVCCLCGKWASYRNMGDLFGPFYPQDYAATLPKNPPPKRATEVQSKVKVRHKSASNGSKTDTEEEEEQQQQKEQRSLAAHPRFKRRHRSEDCSGASRSLSRGASCKKATTDGGSGGEKTPLDSKPSMPTSEGGTELELQIPELPLDSNEFWVHEGCILWANGIYLVCGRLYGLQEAVEIAKEMKCSHCQEPGATLGCYNKGCSFRYHYPCAIDADCLLNEENFSVRCPKHKPLLPCSLPSLQNKMVKGSLSTEQSERG, encoded by the coding sequence ATGCAGTCCTTTCGGGAGCAAAGTAGTTACCACGGAAACCAGCAGAGCTACCCGCAGGAAGTGCACAGTTCATCCCGACTGGAAGAGTTCAGCCCCCGCCAGCAGGCCCAGATGTTCCAGAGCTTTGGAGGAGGTGCTGGCAGTGGACGTcgtggagcagcaggagcctctACAGCAATGCCTGGTGAGAGCTCTGGCCATCAGAGCTACCAAGGTTTCAGAAAAGAAGCAGGAGAGTTTTACTATATGGCTGCCAACAAAGATCCAGTGGCatcaggagggcagcagccaccTCAGCGCAGGCCCTCTGGACCAGTACAGAGCTATGGGCCCCCTCAAGGGAGTAGCTTTGGGAGTCAGTATGGGAGTGAGGGACATGTGGGCCAGTTTCAAACACAGCACTCATCCCTTGGGGGTGTATCCCACTATCAGCAGGATTATACTGGTCCTTTTTCTCCAGGGAGTGCTCAGTATCAGCAGCAGACTTctagccagcagcagcaggtgcagcAGCTGAGACAGCAGATCTATCAGTCTCATCAGCCTTTACCCCAGGCTTCCAGCCAGTCTGCTTCTAGCACCTCACACTTGCAGCCAATGCAGCGtccatccaacctgccttcctctgcttctggGTACCAGCTACGAGTGGGCCAGTTCAGCCAACACTATCAGCCACCTTCatcgtcctcctcctcctctttcccctccccacagcgTTTTGGCCAGTCAGGACAGAACTATGACGGAAGCTACAGCGTGAATTCTGGGTCGCAGTATGAAGGCCATGCTGTGGGTTCCAATGCACAGGCGTATGGGACCCAGTCAAACTACAGCTTTCAGAATCAACCAATGAAAAGCTTTGAGCAATCTAAGCTGCCCCAAAGTGGGcaacaggggcagcagcagcagcatccaccTCAGCACGTAATGCAGTATTCAAATGCTGCCACCAAGCTCTCTCTTCAAAGTCAAGTGGGACAGTACAGTCAGACCGAAGTTCCTGTAAGGTCACCAATGCAGTTCCATCAAAACTTCAGTCCAATCTCTAATCCATCTCCTGCTGCATCTGTGGTTCagtctccaagctgcagctctaCCCCTTCTCCACTCATGCCTGGTGGGGAAAACATCCAGTGTGGGCAAGGCAACATGTCCATGGGTTCTAGAAACCGAATCCTGCAGATGATGCCTCAGCTTAGTCCTACACCATCTATGATGCCAAGCCCCAATGCCCATGCAGGGGGATTCaaggggtttgggctggaaggattGCAGGAAAAAAGGCTCACAgatccagggctgagcagcctgagtGCCCTTAGTTCTCAAGTGGCCAACCTGCCCAACACAGTCCAACACATGTTGCTCTCGGATGCCTTGGCACCTCAGAAAAAAAGTTCCAAAAGGTCATCTTCTTCAAAGAAGGGTGACAGCTGCACCAACTCAGAAGGctcccaggcagaggagcagctcaagTCTCCCTTGGCAGAGTCCCTTGATGGTGGTTGTTCCAGTAGTTCAGAGGATCATGGGGAGAGGGTGAGACAGCTGAGTGGCCAGAGCACCAGCTCAGACACCACTTACAAAGGGGGTAATGTAGAGAGATCCAACTCCTCGCCAGCACAAGCCTCTCAGAATGAGCCATCAAAACTCAGCAGCAGTCCTGCAGCTAGGGAAGATGTGGCATCTCCTGACGGGAAGGAagctgtggtggctgtggaAAATGCCCCAAAAGTGAACGAAAAGGCAGTTGGGGTGATTGTCTCCCGGGAAGCCATGGCAGGAAGAGTAGAAAAGTCAGGTGGGCAAGATAAACCTGCACAAGATGATGCTTCCACAGCCACTCAGGCACCAGCTAGTGCTAGTTCAGTGAAAGAAGCTGGGcatgcagggacacagccagaaACTCAAGGaggaagcaaaggaagcaaGAGTGGAGATAACACTAACCATAATGGAGAGGGCAACAGCCAGCCTGGTCATGCAGTTGGGCCGAGTTTTCCTGCAAGAACAGAGCCTTCCAAATCTCCTGGCAGTGTAAGATACAGTTACAAGGATAATATAGCAGCTGGTATACAGAGGAATATTGGTGGCTTTCCACAGTATCCTTCTGGTCAAGACAAGGGGGatttcccagggcacagtgagcgcAAAGGCCGCAATGAGAAGTTTCCTAGCCTTCTACAGGAGGTCTTACAGGGGTACCATCATCACCCAGACAGAAGGTATTCTAGGAATGCACAGGAACATTCTGGGATGGCTGGGAGTTTGGAGGGAGCCATGAGGCCAAATATCTTAATTAGTCAGACCAATGAACTGACCAACAGAAGCTTATTAAATAAAAGCATGGGGTCTCTCCTGGAAGGCCCTCACTGGGGTCCTTGGGATAGGAAGTCTAGCAGTGGAGCTCCTGACATGAAGCAGATAAATCTAGCTGATTACCCCCTTGCTAGAAAGTTTGATATGGAGTCACAGTCTTCTGCCCATGAAGCAGGGACACTCTCAGAGAGGAGATCAGTGATCTGTGACATATCTCCATTAAGGCAACTTGTCAGAGATCCTGGCCCTCACCCAATGGGCCACATGGGTCCTGAGGGCAGAAGTGGAAGGAGCGAACGTCTTGCCCCTGGCTTGAGTCAGTCAGTAATACTCCCTGGGGGTTTAGTATCCatggaaacaaaaatgaaagctCACAGTGGGCAAATAAAAGAAGAAGATTTTGAACAGGCTAAGAGCTCAGCTAGTCtcaataataaaaaaacagGAGACCATTGTCATCCTGCTGGCATCAAGCATGAATCTTTCAGAGGCAATGCAAGCCCCGGAGCTGCAGTCTCTGATGCTGCTCCAGACTACATTCCCCAGCAGGACAGCAGATCTACACAGATGAGACGAGCGCCtggcagaactggaagcagcaggggtAAATCACCTTCTCAGTATCATGATCTTGCTGATAAGCTGAAAATGTCaccaggcagaagcagaggccCAGGGACAGATCTGCATCACATGAACCCACACATGACACTATCTGAAAGAGTTAATAGGGCTTCCTTGCATTCTGCTTATCCTCAGAATTCAGAAGGCCCATCTTTGGCTTCAGCATATCATGCAAATGCTAGGTCTCATGCTTTTGGTGACCCTAACCAGAGCTTGAATTCCCAGTACCATTATAAGAGGCAGATATACCAGCAACAGCAAGAAGAATACAAAGATTGGGCAAGCAGCGCTGCTCAGGGTGTgattgctgcagctcagcacaggcaggaaggaGCAAGGAAGAGCCCAAGACAACAGCAATTTCTGGATAGAGTAAGGAGTCCCTTAAAAAATGACAAGGATGGAATGATGTACCTTCAAGGGAGCTCCTACCATGATACTGGAAGTCAGGAAGCGGGGCGCTGCGTTATGGGGAGCGACGGCGCTCAGGGCAAATGCACCGAACTAAAACACGGCAACCAGAAGTTGCAGCATCATGAATCCGGCTGGGACCTCTCTCGGCAGACTTCTCCTGCCAAAAGTGGTGGCCCTCTTGGAGCAGCCAACCAAAAGAGATTTTGCCCTCCAGAAAGTGACGGGCATCGCCGAGAGGAATCTTCAGATTTGCCCAAGCCTAGTAACGCTATGCTCAGGCTCCCTGGCCAGGAAGATCCATCTCCTCAAAATCCATTAATTATGAGGAGGAGAGTCCGTTCTTTCATCTCTCCTATCCCTACCAAAAGACAACCACAGGACATGAAAAACAGTGGCGGTGAAGATAAAGGGCGATTGATGACTTCAGCAAAAGAAGCAGTCGATAAAACGTACAACTCCTATGCCCATTCATCTCAAAGCCAAGATGTCAGCAAGTCAGTTGCAAAGGGAGATTCCTTCAAGAACCTGCCAAGTCCCGATAATAGGAATTGTCCTGCTGTTTCCCTCACGAGCCCGGCTAAGACCAAAATACTGCCCCCAAGAAAGGGGCGAGGATTAAAACTGGAAGCTATTGTTCAAAAAATCACATCTCCCAACATTAGGAGAAGTGCTTCTACCAACAGTGCTGAAACTGGTGCAGATACTGTcactctggatgacatcctgtcccttaAGAGTGGACCCGAAGGAGGAAGTGTGGCTGGTCATGGACcggaggctgagaagagaaaaggagagatgtcGGATCAAGTGGGAGCAGCAAACCAGGATGCAGCTGGTGAAATAGCTCTTCCAAGATCTTCTGAAGAGTGGCAaagcagtgaggatgataaaACCAAAAAAGATGTCCCTGAAACTGCCAGTGCTGGAAAAGAAGGAGCAGGATCCAgtgcagcaccaccaccttctCAAAAATCGGGTGGTCAGGGAAGGTCTGATGGATCTGCAAGTGGAGCTGGATCTCTGACCTTTTCAGACTCAAAAACAATTTCTCCTTCCAGTGTGTTTACTTCTGAACCAAATCCAAAGTCTGAGGAAAAAGATGGAGATGTAACAAACATTTCACCCAAGCCCGATGGATTCCCTCCAAAGGGATATTTTCCctctgggaagaaaaaggggaggCCAATTGGGAGCGTGAACaagcagaagaagcagcagcagcagcaacagcagcaactgccaccacccccaccacccccaccggTACCATCACAGCCTTCAGAAGGGGTAGGTGGTGGTGAGCCAAAGCCGAAGAGGCAAAGGAGAGAGAGGCGaaaacctgcagcacagccacggAAGAGGAAGCCTAGAAGGGCTGCTCCGATTGTGGAGCCTCAAGAACCAGAGATCAAGCTTAAATATGCCACTCAGTCCGTAGATAAAACGGACTCCAAGAATAAGTCCTTTTTCCCTTATATCCATGTGGTAAACAAGTGTGAATTAGGCGCAGTGTGCACAATCATTAAcgcagaggaagaggagcagaacaAATTGGTGAGGGGTCGGAAAGGACAGAGGTCTTCAACGCCCCCTCCTAGCAATGCGGAAAGCAAAGCGCTGCCCACTTCAACTTTCATGCTGCAGGGCCCTGTAGTAACAGAGTCTTCTGTCTTAGGGCATCTGGTTTGCTGCCTGTGTGGCAAATGGGCCAGCTATCGTAACATGGGTGACCTCTTTGGTCCTTTCTACCCCCAGGATTATGCAGCCACCTTGCCCAAGAACCCACCTCCAAAGAGGGCCACAGAAGTGCAGAGCAAGGTCAAGGTACGGCACAAAAGTGCTTCTAATGGTTCCAAGACGGATacggaagaggaggaggaacagcaacaacagaagGAACAAAGAAGCCTAGCTGCTCATCCCCGCTTTAAGAGGCGGCACCGCTCTGAGGACTGTAGTGGAGCCTCTCGGTCACTTTCAAGGGGAGCTTCTTGTAAAAAAGCAACCACtgatggtggcagtggtggtgaaAAGACTCCTTTGGACTCAAAACCCTCTATGCCCACTTCAGAAGGTGGCACTGAGCTGGAGTTACAAATTCCTGAACTACCTCTTGACAGCAATGAATTTTGGGTCCATGAGGGTTGTATTCTCTGGGCCAATGGGATCTACCTGGTCTGTGGCAGGCTCTAtgggctgcaggaagctgtGGAGATTGCAAAAGAGATG